A single genomic interval of Helianthus annuus cultivar XRQ/B chromosome 13, HanXRQr2.0-SUNRISE, whole genome shotgun sequence harbors:
- the LOC110900382 gene encoding UPF0187 protein At3g61320, chloroplastic: MTTLKPPFQTLNSQFKLQIPLKLSPKTSKILCSQNPNHQPPPKPITILSILRSIPDWADGIKERRMKQPRPLYKHSDWIRHRSSVRHLRHLLSSLNSRVILSLVPPVIAFTSVAAVVASYNTAVVWHLLPEVFPVLRASSLPYQLTAPALALLLVFRTEASYSRFEEGRKAWSKVVSGTNDFARQVMVSVEEEDCLVKTALLQYIMAFPVALKCHLVYESDIGRELQDLLEDDDLEILLGSNHHPRCLIQFISQSMKLLDLEETKRTLLESKVTCLHEGIGVCEQIVGIPIPLSYTRLTSRFLVLWHLTLPIILWDDCNWIVVPATFVSAASLFCIEEVGVLIEEPFQMLSLDELCIRVCENVQEAMTSEKKIQETLLMKKEAASRDPSLNGHPTSGNEQKTRSNSISPSSR; the protein is encoded by the exons ATGACAACCCTCAAACCCCCATTTCAAACCCTAAATTCCCAATTCAAACTCCAAATCCCCCTCAAACTCTCCCCCAAAACCTCCAAAATCCTCTGTTCTCAAAACCCTAACCACCAACCCCCACCAAAACCCATTACAATCCTCTCAATTCTCCGATCAATCCCCGATTGGGCCGACGGGATTAAAGAACGGCGTATGAAACAACCACGCCCACTCTACAAACACTCCGACTGGATCCGTCACCGGAGCTCCGTACGCCACCTTAGACATTTACTATCTAGTCTCAATTCTAGGGTTATACTGTCGTTAGTCCCGCCGGTGATTGCGTTTACGtcggtggcggcggtggtggcgaGTTATAACACGGCGGTGGTGTGGCATTTGTTGCCGGAGGTGTTTCCGGTGCTTAGAGCGTCGAGTTTGCCGTACCAGTTGACGGCGCCGGCGTTGGCGTTGTTGTTGGTGTTTAGAACCGAGGCGTCGTATTCGCGGTTTGAGGAAGGGAGGAAGGCGTGGAGTAAGGTGGTTTCGGGGACGAATGACTTTGCTAGGCAGGTGATGGTTAGTGTGGAGGAGGAGGATTGTTTGGTTAAGACTGCGCTTTTGCAGTATATTATGGCGTTTCCGGTTGCGCTTAAG TGCCATTTGGTTTACGAATCTGATATTGGAAGAGAGCTTCAAGATCTGCTTGAGGATGATGATCTTGAAATACTTCTCGGTTCAAATCATCACCCGCGCTGCCTTATCCAGTTCATCTCTCAAAGTATGAAGCTGCTTGATTTAGAGGAGACAAAGCGGACTTTATTG GAATCGAAAGTTACTTGTTTACATGAAGGTATCGGTGTTTGTGAACAAATTGTGGGCATTCCCATCCCTCTTTCTTACACACGTTTGACTTCAAGATTTCTTGTGTTATGGCATCTTACACTCCCGATTATACTCTGGGATGATTGTAACTGGATTGTGGTTCCCGCTACATTTGTTAGTGCGGCTTCTTTATTCTGCATCGAAgag GTGGGAGTTCTCATTGAAGAGCCTTTTCAGATGCTTTCTCTAGACGAGCTCTGCATTCGCGTGTGTGAAAATGTACAAGAGGCGATGACAAGCGAGAAGAAGATTCAAGAAACTTTACTTATGAAAAAAGAGGCTGCATCTAGGGACCCATCGTTAAACGGGCACCCAACATCTGGCAATGAACAAAAGACTCGATCTAACAGTATCAGTCCGTCATCAAGATAA